In a genomic window of Mycolicibacillus parakoreensis:
- a CDS encoding adenylate/guanylate cyclase domain-containing protein, with translation MVVALWVLAAIAVAEAIALVVLWRIHTRRLAATETETERLRRRLDTRTMLLTGGREAVKTVWQTANRVRTEGLGAAVRSSIEDLAGWAQVEQPDLARLTRDGSVVILFTDIEQSTALNEQIGDRAWVKLIAAHDKLIRRLVADHDGHVVKGQGDGFMIAFARPEPAVRCAIAIQQALGRRQRAKTDREVRVRIGMHLGPSVRRGDDLFGRNVAMAARVAGHADGGEILLSAPVRDAVADCDDVEIGPGIDTELKGFSGRHRLYPVGH, from the coding sequence ATGGTGGTCGCGCTGTGGGTGCTGGCCGCGATCGCGGTGGCCGAGGCGATCGCACTGGTCGTGCTGTGGCGCATCCACACCCGGCGGCTGGCCGCCACCGAGACCGAGACCGAACGGCTGCGCCGGCGCCTGGACACCCGCACCATGCTGCTCACCGGTGGCCGGGAGGCGGTCAAAACGGTGTGGCAGACCGCCAATCGGGTCCGCACCGAAGGGCTCGGCGCCGCGGTGCGGTCCTCGATCGAGGATCTGGCCGGCTGGGCGCAGGTCGAACAACCCGACCTGGCCCGGCTCACCCGCGACGGCAGCGTGGTGATCCTGTTCACCGACATCGAGCAGTCCACCGCGCTCAACGAGCAGATCGGTGACCGCGCCTGGGTGAAACTGATCGCCGCGCACGACAAGCTGATCCGCCGTCTGGTCGCCGACCACGACGGGCACGTGGTCAAGGGCCAAGGCGACGGGTTCATGATCGCGTTCGCCCGCCCCGAGCCGGCGGTGCGCTGCGCCATCGCGATCCAGCAGGCCCTGGGCCGGCGTCAGCGCGCGAAAACCGACCGTGAGGTCCGGGTGCGCATCGGGATGCATCTGGGCCCGTCGGTGCGCCGCGGCGACGACCTGTTCGGCCGCAACGTGGCGATGGCCGCCCGGGTGGCCGGCCACGCCGACGGCGGTGAGATCCTGCTCAGCGCCCCGGTGCGCGACGCGGTCGCCGACTGCGACGACGTCGAGATCGGCCCGGGCATCGACACCGAGCTGAAGGGATTCAGCGGCCGGCACCGCCTGTACCCGGTCGGCCACTAG